Proteins encoded in a region of the Halosimplex halophilum genome:
- a CDS encoding SDR family NAD(P)-dependent oxidoreductase: MGTTEFDFAGETALVTGGSSGIGRALALSFADAGAAVVVADRREAPRGDDAAVPTHEAVERDGGRAAFVETDVSDPAQVETAVEATREFGGVDVMVNNAGVHLTESVLDIGPEQFDRLHAVNVRGCLFGCQAAARDMRERGVDGCILNMSSISATMAKPEQIGYESTKGAIRMITRSAALELAPDIRVNAVAPGRTATAFGDSSAAEKHRSVESGDLLKPIPMGRAGTVDDVTGAALFLASDAAGYVTGETVHVDGGYQVV, translated from the coding sequence ATGGGAACGACCGAGTTCGACTTCGCGGGCGAGACGGCCCTGGTCACCGGCGGGAGCTCCGGCATCGGCCGGGCGCTGGCGCTTTCGTTCGCCGACGCCGGCGCGGCGGTCGTCGTCGCCGACAGGCGGGAGGCCCCACGGGGCGACGACGCGGCGGTCCCGACCCACGAGGCGGTCGAGCGCGACGGCGGCCGCGCCGCGTTCGTCGAGACGGACGTGTCCGACCCGGCGCAGGTGGAGACGGCCGTCGAGGCGACCCGCGAGTTCGGCGGTGTCGACGTGATGGTCAACAACGCCGGCGTCCACCTGACCGAGTCGGTGCTCGACATCGGCCCCGAGCAGTTCGACCGACTGCACGCCGTCAACGTCCGCGGCTGTCTGTTCGGCTGCCAGGCCGCCGCCCGCGACATGCGCGAGCGGGGCGTCGACGGCTGCATCCTGAACATGTCCTCCATCTCGGCGACGATGGCCAAGCCCGAGCAGATCGGCTACGAGTCGACCAAGGGCGCGATCCGGATGATCACCCGCAGCGCCGCGCTGGAACTGGCGCCCGACATCAGGGTCAACGCGGTCGCGCCCGGGCGGACGGCCACCGCGTTCGGGGACAGTTCGGCCGCCGAGAAGCACCGCTCGGTCGAGTCCGGCGACCTGCTGAAACCGATCCCGATGGGACGGGCCGGGACCGTCGACGACGTGACCGGCGCCGCGCTGTTCCTCGCCAGCGACGCCGCCGGCTACGTCACCGGCGAGACCGTCCACGTCGACGGCGGCTACCAGGTGGTCTGA
- a CDS encoding beta/alpha barrel domain-containing protein — protein sequence MFGESSATRVGIDGERFTIDGRPTYEGRSHEGTSIEGRLFNARLVHAWFDDENPETRDQWAYPDTGRWDPERNVAEFCAALPDYRDHGLRAVAANLQCGSPEGYSETQPWTVSAFRPDGSLKPEWMDRVERVLDRADDLGLVVILGLFYFGQDGVLEDEAAVKRAVDEAVEWLLDREYTNVLVEVANECDINYDHDIIDVERVTELVERVKGIERDGFRYPVSVSCSGGVVPPDDVVAASDFVLLHGNGVDDPERVREMVAEVRERPSYEPMPVVFNEDDHFAFGSESNLDAAVEAGASWGYFDPGANDYWHGYQSPPVRWDANTPRKKAFFAYLDGVTGPEDAPAGDGS from the coding sequence GTGTTCGGCGAATCCAGCGCGACCCGCGTCGGCATCGACGGCGAGCGGTTCACGATCGACGGCCGGCCGACCTACGAGGGGCGCAGCCACGAGGGGACTTCCATCGAGGGGCGGCTGTTCAACGCCCGCCTCGTCCACGCGTGGTTCGACGACGAGAACCCCGAGACCCGCGACCAGTGGGCCTACCCCGACACCGGGCGCTGGGACCCCGAGCGCAACGTCGCCGAGTTCTGCGCGGCGCTGCCCGACTACCGCGACCACGGCCTGCGAGCGGTCGCCGCGAACCTCCAGTGTGGCAGCCCGGAGGGCTACTCGGAGACCCAGCCGTGGACCGTCTCGGCGTTCCGGCCCGACGGGTCGCTGAAGCCCGAGTGGATGGACCGCGTCGAGCGCGTCCTCGACCGCGCCGACGACCTGGGCCTGGTCGTCATCCTCGGCCTGTTCTACTTCGGCCAGGACGGCGTGCTCGAAGACGAGGCGGCGGTGAAACGGGCCGTGGACGAGGCCGTCGAGTGGCTGCTCGACCGGGAGTACACGAACGTCCTGGTCGAGGTGGCCAACGAGTGCGACATCAACTACGACCACGACATCATCGACGTCGAGCGGGTGACCGAGCTGGTCGAGCGCGTGAAGGGGATCGAGCGCGACGGTTTCCGCTACCCCGTCAGCGTTAGTTGCAGTGGGGGCGTCGTCCCGCCGGACGACGTGGTCGCGGCCTCGGACTTCGTGCTCCTGCACGGCAACGGCGTCGACGACCCCGAGCGGGTCCGCGAGATGGTCGCCGAGGTCCGCGAGCGCCCCTCCTACGAGCCGATGCCGGTCGTCTTCAACGAGGACGACCACTTCGCGTTCGGCTCGGAGTCGAACCTCGACGCGGCGGTCGAGGCCGGCGCCTCGTGGGGCTACTTCGACCCCGGCGCAAACGACTACTGGCACGGCTACCAGTCGCCGCCGGTCCGCTGGGACGCCAACACGCCCCGCAAGAAGGCCTTCTTCGCGTACCTCGACGGCGTCACCGGCCCCGAGGACGCGCCCGCCGGGGACGGCTCGTAG
- a CDS encoding Gfo/Idh/MocA family protein: MSIAVGLVGAGGVGETHAENLVGSERAALEAVCDLDGETARAVAEAADARAYTDAAELFADADLDAVYIATPPRTHAALVREATARGLAVFCEKPLAASVEDGREIVRAVDEAGVPFMTGFCLRFAEPCLRLRDLVAGGALGEPVTLFSARSGSGVPSAGNWRVDPEQACGVTVESASHNLDLLRWLGGAVAGAGGATANVSHPEIDGFDDNVVATLSFESGAVGCVRNSWTSPVETLRHGVIGTEGAAVLEGDGWWRHDRLTYRTDGDRHATTVAFDDGTATDTGYRGETRAFLDAVAADADPPVDARDGLRALELSHQILSG; encoded by the coding sequence ATGAGCATCGCGGTCGGGCTCGTCGGCGCGGGCGGCGTCGGCGAGACGCACGCCGAGAACCTGGTCGGATCGGAGCGGGCGGCGCTCGAGGCGGTCTGCGACCTCGACGGCGAGACGGCGCGCGCGGTGGCCGAGGCCGCCGACGCGCGCGCCTACACCGACGCCGCAGAGCTGTTCGCGGACGCGGACCTCGACGCGGTGTATATCGCGACGCCGCCGCGGACCCACGCGGCCCTCGTCCGCGAGGCGACGGCCCGCGGACTCGCGGTCTTCTGCGAGAAACCGCTGGCCGCGTCCGTCGAGGACGGGCGCGAGATCGTCCGCGCCGTCGACGAGGCCGGCGTCCCCTTCATGACGGGCTTTTGCCTCCGGTTCGCGGAGCCGTGCCTGCGGCTGCGCGACCTCGTCGCCGGCGGGGCCCTGGGGGAGCCGGTGACGCTGTTCAGCGCGCGGAGCGGCAGCGGCGTCCCGTCCGCGGGGAACTGGCGGGTCGACCCCGAGCAGGCCTGCGGCGTCACCGTCGAGTCGGCGTCGCACAACCTCGACCTGCTCCGGTGGCTCGGCGGCGCGGTCGCCGGCGCCGGCGGCGCGACGGCCAACGTGAGCCACCCCGAGATCGACGGGTTCGACGACAACGTGGTGGCGACCCTCTCCTTCGAGTCCGGCGCCGTCGGTTGCGTCCGCAACAGCTGGACCTCGCCGGTCGAGACCCTCCGCCACGGCGTGATCGGCACCGAGGGCGCCGCCGTCCTCGAGGGCGACGGCTGGTGGCGCCACGACCGGCTCACCTACCGGACGGACGGCGACCGCCACGCGACGACCGTCGCGTTCGACGACGGGACGGCGACCGACACCGGGTACCGCGGCGAGACGCGGGCCTTCCTCGACGCGGTTGCGGCCGACGCGGACCCGCCCGTCGACGCCCGCGACGGACTGCGCGCGCTCGAACTCTCCCACCAGATCCTGTCGGGGTAG
- a CDS encoding RNA 2'-phosphotransferase, whose translation MSDVRACDDHGYFEGETCPVCDDPGRAVLDGERRRRLSKFCSGALRHFPGDAGLTLEDAGWTSFAALVAAAERRYEWADRERVAAVVATDPNGRFERTGGSRAGDAARADDPDGSDDRVRAAYGHSVDVDLESGDGPVPDTLYHGTAPDNVDAIRADGLRPMSRQLVHLSGGVEEARRVGARHAADPVVFAVDAAAMIDDGHEITRRGRATYTTERVPPAYLTERADGD comes from the coding sequence ATGAGCGACGTGCGCGCCTGCGACGACCACGGCTACTTCGAGGGGGAGACCTGCCCCGTCTGCGACGACCCCGGCCGCGCGGTCCTCGACGGCGAGCGCCGGCGCCGGCTCTCGAAGTTCTGCTCGGGGGCGCTCAGGCACTTCCCCGGCGACGCCGGCCTGACGCTGGAAGACGCGGGCTGGACTTCCTTCGCGGCGCTGGTCGCGGCAGCCGAACGGCGCTACGAGTGGGCCGACCGCGAGCGGGTCGCCGCCGTCGTCGCTACCGACCCGAACGGCCGCTTCGAGCGCACCGGCGGCTCCCGGGCGGGCGACGCCGCACGGGCGGACGACCCGGACGGGTCGGACGACCGCGTCCGGGCGGCCTACGGCCACTCGGTCGACGTGGACCTCGAATCGGGCGACGGCCCGGTCCCGGACACCCTGTACCACGGCACCGCGCCCGACAACGTCGACGCGATCCGCGCGGACGGACTCAGGCCGATGTCGCGCCAGCTGGTCCACCTGTCGGGGGGCGTCGAGGAGGCCCGGCGCGTCGGCGCCCGCCACGCCGCGGACCCGGTCGTCTTCGCGGTCGACGCGGCCGCGATGATCGACGACGGCCACGAGATCACCCGTCGGGGCCGCGCGACGTACACGACCGAACGCGTCCCGCCGGCGTACCTGACCGAACGCGCCGACGGGGACTGA